The following proteins are co-located in the Sulfurospirillum tamanense genome:
- a CDS encoding flagellar basal body L-ring protein FlgH: protein VAANNPDSPLVNVANTLNKYTNIGFESGSSNNFSGSGSNSRNERFTTTISARIIKVMNNGNYFIEGSRELLLNGEKQIVQISGVIRPYDISQYNQIDSKFIADAKIMYTTQGDIGRASVQPWGSKLIQSVWPF, encoded by the coding sequence TTGTTGCGGCAAATAATCCAGATTCGCCCCTAGTGAATGTAGCCAATACACTTAACAAATACACTAACATTGGGTTTGAATCAGGCTCTTCTAATAATTTCTCAGGAAGCGGTTCAAACTCTCGGAATGAAAGGTTTACCACGACCATTTCTGCTCGGATTATTAAGGTTATGAATAATGGAAATTATTTTATTGAAGGAAGCAGGGAGTTGTTGCTCAATGGTGAAAAACAGATTGTTCAAATCAGTGGTGTGATTCGCCCTTATGATATTTCCCAGTACAATCAGATTGATTCTAAGTTTATTGCTGATGCTAAAATTATGTACACAACCCAAGGTGACATCGGGCGCGCTTCAGTACAGCCATGGGGGTCTAAGCTGATTCAAAGCGTATGGCCTTTTT